The following coding sequences are from one Leishmania braziliensis MHOM/BR/75/M2904 complete genome, chromosome 36 window:
- a CDS encoding putative actin-like protein yields MPGASADVQSVVVDVGTRNTRVGFSGEEAPRTILRSCVGLPCTKRPRPTLLQHPFDIVAGDAAYQDGGLLALTFPVRTGHVHDYDALEKLLFYALVEEARVPPDASPFLFLEPADHSRLDRERLCELLFESFNIPLAGLLTNTAATLYSSGRTSGLALDSGAGRTCVAAVEEGYTLAHSVRSSSIAGEALTDELFAALRADGYPLSTAADRDIVEAAKEALCRVSADAKDEEARQVGTHDHPDPADGFVLPDQERLFLLEHAYKVPEALFDDTYLTYTTDTSAGIPTTPTGYSQSNHVVKKTLGGWVGMLRDAAATAPRFLEQTLYENVVLGGGNTLFRGTEQRLQREIAAVAPTGAQATCVAFPERGAAAWVGASIWGCSSVFPDTCLAKATYDEQGSSVVHLYTQ; encoded by the coding sequence ATGCCCGGTGCCTCCGCTGACGTACAGagcgtggtggtggacgTTGGCACTCGCAACACTCGCGTCGGCTTCagtggggaggaggcacCCCGTACAATACTCCGCAGCTGCGTAGGGCTCCCTTGCACGAAGCGACCGCGCCCAacgctcctccagcacccaTTTGACATTGTAGCCGGTGATGCAGCCTACCAGGACGGCGGCCTGCTGGCGCTCACGTTTCCCGTGAGGACGGGTCACGTGCATGACTACGATGCACTCGAGAAGCTTCTGTTCTATGCACTTGTGGAGGAGGCCCGCGTCCCACCCGATGCATCgccgtttctctttcttgaGCCTGCTGATCACTCACGACTTGACCGAGAGCGCCTCTGCGAGCTGCTGTTCGAATCCTTCAACATTCCTCTCGCAGGGTTGCTGACGAACACGGCGGCCACGCTCTACTCGAGTGGGCGCACGAGCGGCTTGGCGCttgacagcggcgccggccgCACCTGCGTTGCCGCAGTAGAGGAGGGTTACACCTTAGCACACTCGGTGAGGTCGTCCTCGATTGCTGGCGAGGCGCTGACCGACGAGCTGTTCGCCGCGCTGCGAGCAGATGGGTAcccgctctccaccgccgccgaccgCGACATTGTGGAAGCTGCGAAGGAAGCGCTGTGTCGTGTCTCCGCCGACGCGAAGGACGAGGAAGCCCGGCAGGTTGGCACGCACGACCACCCAGACCCCGCTGATGGGTTCGTCCTGCCCGATCAAGAGCGTCTTTTCTTGCTCGAGCACGCCTACAAAGTTCCTGAGGCGCTGTTCGACGACACGTACCTCACCTACACCACCGACACCTCGGCAGGGATACCCACCACCCCAACAGGGTACTCGCAGAGCAACCATGTAGTGAAGAAGACGttaggtgggtgggtaggcATGCTACgcgatgccgccgccaccgccccgcGGTTCCTTGAGCAAACCCTTTACGAGAACGTCGTTCTTGGCGGCGGCAATACGCTTTTCCGTGGCAcggagcagcgcctccagcgaGAGAttgccgccgtcgcgcctACAGGGGCGCAGGCCACCTGCGTCGCGTTCCCAGAACgtggggcggcggcgtgggtggGGGCGTCTATCtggggctgcagcagcgtctttcCTGACACGTGCCTCGCCAAGGCCACGTACGACGAGCAGGGGAGCAGCGTGGTGCATCTTTACACACAGTAG
- a CDS encoding hypothetical transmembrane protein yields MTSLSVIVTDGGSESISPRHVAALHALFLVLATISTITLRAPVWLIGALFYCSRHRRALVGRRLFPSPLWRTLLALLVTSTVCNVAANVLTTLQRNTTWVQKIVWQFLFPVWALLGVQQWDARDYVNTMVCPGATTVVLGAYLLILRHTLSGRVLSRSDGTRMAQDRSMLRRLLSRWEGTRIATCRLTTGSLLFLFSWVTAWTAEPSVIGLCLEGLTFVFAAVFLHVEHHIRQPSHCAVRNGPGAKRHVPHIFGTAVAVVLVFVCATQNTAFLSVTQAHSDWCRLLGIGPAALDTVAGLRYAMQMLGMAGVFLGATAMHHDMASSESPIPESSAGTETSADGVTSRLLPVGNQRLLRTPVSDAPLPSMAAHDGGLCDRQRSIPQVVAIVCLTAILGYAVYYPSLVSTAVWLLHLCCCAGGLVQRPLAPPSALRIALASVLAALCCMIFLQYVYRMLAGNPRTAAWGQWPPARPAYPDDGRAVGTQVVAEHLIALLCGVYVTVAGVDDTGGSSIVSSTSEGAEPAAQSSSPVNRMVLSAHAEAHPADSVQVTWLRAQLRNAAANRRKLRELFGVAVGRSPRTVELDAICAAAVQELDGSSPAASRGGLTAQEVTHLLASGPFYTYAVILCMFVLGTSSATIDFLHATCLVVSLGVSVIGSNAVLYRRVRTVPPVWVAIVVGVQLCYSVFTVKDEKRPQQQQQQQQRWLISAVAQPSFIKLSLGGYAGLTPIAWGDCAPYLYAQLVLLWCSRYTPKWLTDWTHISQCLIFRCRWARLLHIVHQVAGVVVLAWIALLLPRSASVTVLILLLFAAALLQHLRCHKLAYVWRRFLVVGYCGVVLMSMLTAEFAPVQPWLWKLLHALGCPPGSEGRCAQDIGLPADSATWLTPLSIPWWLVIVLATATTSLYPLPSSLPPSPDAASATGVPEASTARCWRALVLWPQVLSDVLSLALLVSMVHTAVQRPRILVALYLVGPGLGIFPCWTFGLAAVHAALQCAYQLWFSPAWLDTQTRLGLSPAELIGLWRPSFAMGSAENLPPTLVVAAAPLLVGAVQSLQLQCALQARWRARNMEAAVSGPGRIWSRLRRTCATHLYMLLLWVLLYLAQKIALGWLVGLLVVVVWASAEVRDCGVLQRRRWLYGACASVTAALMALAYVLHWLHAVFPSWSALAMYPWLLGGAANGGKTGIGLRSVCCTAAAACAVLRVSSGAPRDGESEQLFRHSHGPSFIDWLRGRSRRSCENREGPAASLSQVLPDEAHEFFRDVADVFRCAEEIAEEADVLLLAPSQAPPSKGSVVVSVARLVPLVACGSIAVGSAKTLPPCVLSVALLLAGLCLAS; encoded by the coding sequence ATGACATCACTCAGCGTTATCGTGACGGACGGAGGGTCGGAGTCCATTTCTCCACGACACGTGGCGGCGCTTCATGCTCTCTTTTTAGTGCTAGCCACCATCAGCACCATCACCTTGCGAGCTCCGGTATGGCTGATTGGGGCTCTTTTTTACTGCAGCAGGCACCGCCGCGCACTCGTCGGCCGGCgtctctttccttcgcccCTCTGGCGAACGCTACTTGCCTTATTGGTGACTTCGACAGTCTGCAACGTTGCTGCAAACGTGCTAACGACACTGCAGCGCAACACAACGTGGGTGCAGAAAATCGTATGGCAATTCTTGTTCCCTGTGTGGGCCCTCCTCGGCGTCCAGCAGTGGGACGCTAGGGATTACGTCAACACGATGGTTTGCCCAGGCGCCACAACCGTGGTCCTGGGGGCATATCTGCTAATCCTCAGGCACACTCTCTCAGGTCGCGTTCTCTCTCGTAGTGACGGCACGCGCATGGCCCAGGACAGGTCAATGCTTCGGCGTCTCCTTTCTCGCTGGGAAGGCACGAGGATCGCCACTTGTCGCCTCACCACCGGGTCGCTGCTGTTCCTCTTTAGCTGGGTCACCGCCTGGACCGCAGAGCCGAGTGTGATCGGCTTGTGTCTAGAAGGCCTCACATTTGTGTTTGCAGCAGTCTTCTTGCACGTCGAGCATCACATCCGGCAACCGTCACACTGCGCGGTGCGCAACGGGCCGGGGGCGAAGCGCCATGTCCCCCACATATTCGGAACCGCTGTCGCCGTGGTTCttgtgttcgtgtgtgcAACCCAGAACAccgcctttctctctgtcacTCAGGCGCACAGTGACTGGTGCAGGCTGCTCGGCATCGGCCCCGCCGCCTTGGACACTGTTGCAGGTCTTCGCTACGCGATGCAGATGCTGGGCATGGCAGGCGTCTTCCTTGGCGCCACAGCCATGCACCACGACATGGCATCATCGGAGAGCCCCATACCTgagagcagcgccggcacgGAGACCTCAGCTGACGGTGTGACCTCTCGCCTGCTCCCCGTAGGAAatcagcggctgctgcgcaccccGGTGTCCGACGCGCCTTTGCCATCGATGGCTGCACATGACGGAGGGTTGTGCGACCGTCAACGATCGATTCCACAGGTGGTTGCCATTGTGTGTCTCACAGCTATCCTCGGGTACGCTGTCTACTACCCTAGTCTCGTCTCGACGGCAGTGTGgctgctccacctctgctgctgcgcgggcGGACTGGTACAGCGTCCGCTGGCGCCACCTTCGGCGCTCCGCATCGCCCTCGCTTCTGTACTGGCCGCGCTGTGCTGCATGATTTTTCTACAGTATGTGTATCGAATGCTGGCGGGCAATCCGCGCACCGCGGCGTGGGGGCAGTGGCCACCAGCAAGGCCTGCGTATCCGGACGATGGTCGTGCGGTGGGTACGCAAGTTGTCGCGGAGCATCTCATCGCCCTCCTTTGCGGAGTATACGTTACTGTTGCAGGTGTTGACgacaccggcggcagcagcatcgtcAGCAGCACAAGCGAAGGTGCGGAGCCCGCTGCGCAGTCGTCGTCGCCTGTGAACCGCATGGTGCTCTCAGCCCACGCCGAAGCGCATCCCGCGGACTCTGTGCAGGTGACGTGGCTgcgcgcacagctgcgcaaTGCGGCGGCAAACCGCAGAAAGCTGCGCGAGTTGTTTGGAGTCGCAGTGGGACGCTCGCCGCGCACTGTCGAGCTCGACGCcatctgcgccgctgccgtacAGGAGCTAGATGGCTCCTCACCTGCCGCTTCGCGAGGTGGGCTTACGGCGCAGGAGGTGACCCACCTCCTTGCCAGTGGCCCCTTCTACACCTACGCCGTCATTCTCTGCATGTTTGTTCtcggcaccagcagcgccaccattGATTTTCTTCATGCAACTTGTCTGGTGGTGTCGCTCGGGGTTAGCGTGATCGGCAGCAACGCCGTGCTGTACCGACGAGTGCGCACGGTGCCGCCGGTGTGGGTGGCCATTGTTGTCGGTGTGCAGCTCTGCTACAGCGTCTTCACCGTCAAGGACGAAAAGCgcccccagcagcagcagcagcagcagcagcgttggCTCATTTCCGCTGTAGCGCAGCCATCCTTCATCAAGCTCAGCCTGGGTGGCTATGCGGGACTCACCCCCATTGCGTGGGGCGACTGTGCGCCGTACCTCTACGCCCAGCTCGTACTCCTTTGGTGTAGCCGGTACACGCCAAAGTGGCTCACCGACTGGACACATATCTCGCAGTGCCTTATTTTCCGCTGTCGCTGggcgcgcctccttcacATAGTGCACCAGGTCGCCGGTGTTGTGGTACTCGCGTGGattgccctgctgctgccgaggagcgcaagCGTAACGGtgctcatcctcctcctcttcgctgcggccctcctgcagcacctgcggtGTCACAAACTCGCGTACGTGTGGCGACGCTTCCTCGTTGTGGGCTACTGCGGAGTGGTGCTCATGTCCATGCTGACGGCGGAATTCGCGCCGGTGCAGCCGTGGCTCTGGAAACTCCTACACGCACTTGGATGCCCACCAGGGTCAGAGGGGCGCTGCGCACAGGACATTGGCCTCCCTGCCGACTCCGCCACGTGGCTCACACCACTCTCCATTCCCTGGTGGCTCGTTATTGTGCTCGCGACGGCCACCACTAGTCTATACCCACTACCGAGCTCGTTGCCACCCTCGCCGGATGCAGCGTCCGCCACCGGTGTACCAGAGGCGTCGACGGCTCGGTGTTGGCGGGCACTTGTGTTGTGGCCGCAGGTACTTTCCGATGTGCTCTCGCTAGCTCTTCTCGTCAGCATGGTTCACACTGCCGTGCAGCGACCGAGAATTCTGGTGGCGCTTTACTTGGTTGGCCCGGGCCTGGGTATCTTCCCTTGCTGGACTTTTGGCTTGGCAGCCGTGCATGCTGCACTGCAGTGTGCGTACCAGCTATGGTTCTCTCCCGCCTGGCTCGACACGCAGACGCGGCTTGGCCTATCTCCGGCAGAGCTTATTGGTCTTTGGAGACCCTCGTTTGCGATGGGCTCTGCCGAGAACCTTCCGCCGACGCtggtcgtcgctgccgccccacTGCTGGTTGGTGCCGTTCAATCCCTGCAGCTACAGTGCGCGTTGCAAGCTCGGTGGAGAGCGCGCAACATGGAGGCCGCTGTGTCCGGACCGGGAAGGATCTGGAGCCGGCTGCGGCGGACGTGCGCTACCCACCTCTacatgctgctgctctgggTGCTGCTGTACCTCGCACAGAAAATCGCTCTGGGCTGGTTGGTTGGCTTACTAgtcgtggtggtgtgggCCTCAGCTGAAGTGCGAGACTgcggcgtgctgcagcggcggcgctggctctacggtgcgtgcgcgtcggTCACTGCTGCTCTGATGGCGCTGGCTTACGTGCTGCACTGGCTACACGCAGTGTTCCCTTCGTGGAGTGCACTTGCAATGTACCCGTGGTTGTTAGGTGGCGCCGCCAACGGAGGCAAGACAGGGATAGGGCTACGTAGCGTGTGTTgcactgcagccgctgcgtgcgcagTACTCCGAGTGAGTagcggtgcgccgcgtgaCGGAGAAAGCGAACAGCTCTTCCGTCACAGCCACGGCCCCAGTTTCATCGACTGGTTACGGGGCCGCTCCAGGCGGTCGTGCGAAAATCGCGAAGgccctgcagcgtcgctgtcTCAAGTGCTACCCGATGAAGCACATGAGTTTTTCAGGGACGTCGCTGACGTGTTTCGCTGTGCCGAAGAAATCGCCGAGGAAGCTGACGTATTGCTCCTCGCGCCAAGCCAGGCCCCACCAAGCAAGGGCAGTGTTGTCGTGAGCGTAGCGCGCCTGGTGCCTCTGGTTGCATGTGGTTCCATCGCCGTCGGCTCCGCCAAGACGTTACCGCCCTGTGTACTGagcgtggcgctgctcctcgctgGCCTGTGCTTAGCGTCG
- a CDS encoding putative ribosomal protein L29, with product MAKSKNHTNHNQSSKNHRNGIKGPMPLHLCNSKRGGWLPALVNTRRVRKHNQKAALKRRRERIAAFAAKN from the coding sequence ATGGCCAAGTCGAAGAACCACACTAACCACAACCAGTCGAGCAAGAATCACCGCAATGGGATCAAGGGCCCCATGCCCCTGCATCTCTGCAACTCCAAGCGTGGTGGCTGGCTCCCTGCGTTGGTGAACACTCGCCGCGTGCGCAAGCACAACCAGAAGGCCGCGCTGAAACGCCGCCGCGAGCGCATCGCTGCGTTTGCCGCCAAGAACTAA
- a CDS encoding short chain dehydrogenase-like protein, whose translation MSRVALAALLSLTVVLLSRQVHRRVKRQRLQAGAVALITGGGSGLGLELAKIFSAAHCEIVLVGRNETALKTAVQACREAGAPRVEYIQADISKAEGTARVRSEYAHLYNTKDGSTRPLLKYLVLNAGAGAIAPFTAEPAFEEICHDMMNINYFANVRLLQAFLPQLTQNHSSSSPSRIVVMSSLAGVLPSILRSAYTASKHAIQGFMNALRGETTVHITLCCPGYVDTDFHSRVLTNDGKPLGGNQRRGVSPAACARQCMDCVLCDDAEVIMTIAGKLAYHLRPFLTRIVDLLVKRKSLKSLEHD comes from the coding sequence ATGTCTCGTGTTGCTTTGGcggctcttctctctctcactgtgGTGCTTCTGAGCCGTCAAGTGCACCGCCGAGTCAAGCGGCAGAGACTCCAGGCAGGCGCCGTAGCCCTCATCACGGGCGGTGGCTCCGGGTTGGGACTGGAGCTGGCCAAGATCTTTTCTGCTGCTCACTGTGAGATTGTTCTGGTGGGCCGCAATGAGACGGCGCTGAAGACAGCCGTGCAGGCATGTAGGGAGGCTGGCGCACCGCGGGTCGAGTACATCCAAGCAGACATCAGCAAGGCGGAGGGCACCGCTCGCGTTCGCAGCGAGTACGCTCACCTCTACAACACCAAGGATGGGAGCACGAGGCCCCTTCTCAAATACCTGGTGCTTAACGCCGGCGCAGGCGCCATCGCCCCCTTCACGGCGGAGCCTGCCTTTGAAGAAATATGCCACGACATGATGAACATCAACTACTTCGCGAATGtccggctgctgcaggcctTCCTTCCGCAGCTCACCCAGAATCACTCGTCCAGCTCGCCCAGTCGCATCGTCGTCATGTCCTCTCTTGCAGGCGTGTTGCCGTCCATCCTGCGGAGCGCGTATACGGCGTCGAAGCACGCCATTCAGGGCTTTATGAACGCTCTGCGCGGTGAGACAACAGTGCACATCACCCTCTGCTGCCCCGGATACGTGGATACAGACTTCCACTCTCGTGTGCTGACAAACGATGGCAAGCCCCTCGGTGGCAATCAACGCCGCGGCGTCTCACccgctgcgtgcgcacgtCAGTGCATGGACTGCGTCTTGTGCGACGATGCTGAGGTCATCATGACGATAGCAGGGAAACTCGCCTATCACCTGCGACCTTTCCTGACGAGAATCGTAGACCTGCTGGTGAAGCGCAAGAGCCTCAAGTCACTGGAGCACGACTAA
- a CDS encoding vacuolar protein sorting-associated protein-like protein: MLRDEPPPEKGQQSLSLFSRLLSSIDGCKLEVVLDGKAEEDKIKVVDIYDNVSERFPLYSWKEPVKGRVMLTPTSSSYSHQGVVVELIGVASTFRDAESRVVFLRQERQFEPDTLTQPTPFEFVFSAPKEHESYHGIYAKVRYFVQATVRQRIKSPSVKEEVWVHRVDAALSESQPDASAHVNYFRETYFGPESISMNVGVENVLHIEFRYDKKIFHLAERVLGKVEYKIADMDIAYGEVGLVRKEFIAPGQSGETMESETLQKFEIMDGTPIVEEVVPIRLYLNSIPRLTPTYMNVANLFSVRYFLNLVLVSQEGKRYFKQQEIQLYRRTGQDRPVNSLGLGLSAKPAQRRMNTKGGWSA, from the coding sequence ATGCTGCGTGATGAGCCGCCGCCCGAGAAGGGGCAGCAGAGCCTTTCTTTATTCAGCCGACTCTTGTCCAGTATCGACGGCTGCAAACTCGAAGTTGTGCTGGACGGcaaagcggaggaggacaagaTTAAAGTAGTGGACATCTACGACAACGTAAGCGAGCGCTTCCCGCTCTACTCATGGAAGGAGCCCGTCAAGGGACGCGTGATGCTGACGCCGACCAGCTCTTCCTACTCACATCAAGGTGTGGTAGTGGAGCTGATCGGCGTGGCAAGCACGTTTCGCGATGCTGAGTCGCGCGTTGTCTTCCTCCGGCAGGAGCGCCAATTTGAGCCAGACACACTGACGCAGCCGACGCCCTTCGAGTTTGTTTTCTCTGCGCCGAAGGAGCATGAGTCGTACCATGGCATCTACGCCAAAGTCCGATACTTTGTGCAGGCGACGGTGAGGCAGCGTATCAAGAGCCCAAgtgtgaaggaggaggtgtgggtgCACCGCGTCGACGCAGCGCTGAGTGAATCACAGCCTGATGCCTCAGCTCACGTGAACTACTTCCGCGAGACGTACTTCGGGCCGGAGTCCATCTCAATGAACGTTGGCGTAGAAAATGTTCTTCACATTGAATTTCGCTACGACAAGAAAATCTTCCACCTGGCGGAGCGGGTGCTGGGCAAAGTGGAGTACAAAATAGCGGATATGGATATCGCGTATGGTGAGGTGGGGCTGGTACGTAAAGAGTTCATCGCACCTGGCCAGTCAGGGGAGACAATGGAATCGGAGACGCTGCAAAAGTTCGAGATCATGGATGGCACCCCTATTGTCGAAGAAGTAGTCCCAATTCGCCTCTATCTTAACTCGATCCCGCGCCTGACACCGACGTACATGAACGTTGCGAACCTCTTTAGTGTGCGCTACTTCCTCAATCTGGTGCTGGTGAGTCAAGAGGGAAAGCGGTACTTCAAACAGCAGGAGATCCAGTTGTACCGTCGAACAGGGCAGGATCGGCCAGTCAACTCTCTCGGCTTGGGTCTATCAGCGAAACCTGCTCAGCGGCGCATGAATACGAAAGGCGGCTGGAGCGCGTGA
- a CDS encoding SNF7-like protein, with product MQALGSIFHKTTPEEEVRKWTRNLRSEQRKIELQINKIQREETKVKMSMKQAAKQNDEVAVRMLAKEMIRSRKAVNRLYASKAQMNSVSMQLQNQSSQMRMSGSLKKSGEIMKEMNNLVKVKGIQQSMMAMGKEMAKAGLIEEIMNDTIDEALDDNISDTELEDEVNKVVMDVVQGQMDGARVGASRIPTAQQQQQEAAEEEGEDELMEKFNALRNS from the coding sequence ATGCAAGCGCTTGGCAGCATATTCCACAAGACGACGccagaggaagaggtgcgcAAGTGGACGCGCAACCTGCGCTCTGAGCAACGCAAGATTGAGCTTCAGATCAACAAGATCCAACGCGAGGAGACCAAGGTAAAAATGTCGATGAAGCAGGCAGCAAAGCAGAATGATGAAGTGGCGGTACGGAtgctggcgaaggagatgATCCGCTCTCGCAAGGCGGTGAATCGATTGTACGCCTCCAAGGCACAGATGAACTCGGTGTCCATGCAGTTGCAGAACCAGTCAAGTCAGATGAGGATGTCCGGCTCGCTCAAGAAGAGCGGCGAGATTATGAAAGAGATGAACAACCTAGTCAAGGTGAAGGGAATTCAGCAGTCCATGATGGCGATGGGCAAAGAAATGGCCAAGGCAGGGCTAATCGAGGAGATTATGAACGATACGATTGATGAGGCGCTAGACGACAACATCAGCGACACAGAGCTCGAGGACGAGGTAAACAAGGTGGTGATGGACGTGGTGCAAGGTCAGATGGACGGCGCACGCGTCGGTGCTTCTCGTATCccgacagcgcagcagcaacaacaggaagctgcagaggaggaaggagaggatgAGCTCATGGAAAAGTTCAATGCGCTGCGCAACTCGTAA